Proteins co-encoded in one Stenotrophomonas maltophilia genomic window:
- a CDS encoding RDD family protein: MTEWYYAEGQQRQGPLPVQEIRQRFQRGQLNLDTLVWREGMAQWAALRQVVDELGLQTLADASTTAASGGFDLRGDYAAIDNGSAPLPGTGALSSSPYSAPAAAGDSSHGQPIAGGEVVYAGFWKRVAAYMIDYFVLAIPGGIIGAIIGVVLGASMGAFGGGDTAIEIVAQLASALINLGIGMAYYTWFHASQGGATLGKMAVGIKVVRSNGERLTKGRAFGRYWAAMLSSVTLGIGFLMAAFTERKQGLHDMICDTLVVDRWAFTDQPHLQRRELGAVTIAILVVTGLLTLAGLALLVFAVGFIAKMAS, translated from the coding sequence ATGACCGAGTGGTACTACGCCGAAGGACAGCAACGCCAGGGCCCGCTGCCGGTCCAGGAGATCCGCCAGCGCTTCCAGCGCGGCCAATTGAATCTGGACACCCTGGTCTGGCGAGAGGGCATGGCGCAATGGGCCGCGCTGCGCCAGGTGGTCGACGAGCTCGGCCTGCAGACGCTGGCCGATGCCAGCACGACCGCCGCCAGTGGCGGCTTCGACCTGCGCGGCGACTACGCCGCGATCGACAACGGCAGCGCGCCCCTGCCCGGCACCGGCGCCCTCAGCAGCTCGCCCTACAGCGCCCCTGCGGCCGCCGGCGACAGCAGCCATGGCCAACCGATCGCCGGTGGCGAAGTGGTCTACGCGGGCTTCTGGAAGCGTGTGGCCGCCTACATGATCGACTACTTCGTGCTGGCCATTCCCGGCGGCATCATCGGCGCCATCATCGGTGTCGTGCTGGGCGCCAGCATGGGTGCGTTCGGCGGTGGTGATACCGCCATCGAAATCGTCGCGCAGCTGGCCAGCGCGCTGATCAACCTCGGCATCGGCATGGCGTATTACACCTGGTTCCATGCCTCGCAGGGCGGCGCCACGCTGGGCAAGATGGCGGTCGGCATCAAGGTGGTGCGCAGCAACGGCGAGCGCCTGACCAAGGGCCGCGCCTTTGGTCGCTACTGGGCGGCGATGCTGAGCAGCGTGACCCTGGGCATCGGCTTCCTGATGGCCGCCTTCACCGAGCGCAAGCAGGGCCTGCACGACATGATCTGCGACACCCTGGTGGTGGATCGCTGGGCCTTCACCGACCAGCCGCACCTGCAACGGCGCGAACTGGGCGCGGTCACCATCGCGATCCTGGTGGTGACCGGCCTGCTGACGCTGGCCGGCCTGGCCCTGCTGGTGTTCGCGGTCGGCTTCATCGCCAAGATGGCCTCCTGA
- a CDS encoding pilin, protein MSEWFHAEGNRQQGPLPAEQVVELFRNNQITLDTLVWRDGLPQWQPLRSVVDELGLIVPALDAATPPLTPDPTPEPAPPQPPVLPPSTPYTATAAAAGVLPPPKKKLSGCALTAIIGGGLLLVLVPIMAILAAIALPAYNEYTVRAKVAAAADALHPLQDQVQHFADEEGRCPGANDAGFPAPGDFTQVGLSAVHIGRFNNGHCGIEATLAAPGKQIDGDLLWLEYDRDSGRWECSGESDNKYLPPSCRG, encoded by the coding sequence GTGAGCGAGTGGTTCCATGCAGAAGGCAACCGGCAGCAGGGTCCGCTGCCGGCGGAACAGGTGGTGGAGTTGTTCCGCAACAACCAGATCACCCTGGACACCCTGGTGTGGCGCGACGGCCTGCCGCAATGGCAGCCGTTGCGCAGCGTCGTGGACGAGCTGGGCCTGATCGTGCCGGCACTGGACGCGGCAACACCGCCGCTGACGCCTGACCCCACGCCGGAACCCGCGCCGCCGCAGCCACCGGTGCTGCCGCCCTCCACCCCCTATACCGCCACGGCCGCCGCCGCCGGCGTGTTGCCGCCACCGAAGAAGAAGCTCTCCGGCTGCGCCCTCACCGCGATCATCGGTGGTGGGTTGCTGCTGGTGCTGGTGCCGATCATGGCCATTCTGGCGGCGATCGCGTTGCCGGCCTACAACGAGTACACCGTGCGTGCCAAGGTCGCCGCCGCGGCCGATGCCCTGCACCCGTTGCAGGACCAGGTGCAGCATTTCGCCGATGAGGAAGGCCGTTGCCCCGGCGCCAACGACGCCGGTTTCCCGGCCCCGGGCGACTTCACCCAGGTGGGCCTGTCGGCCGTGCACATCGGCCGCTTCAACAACGGCCATTGCGGCATCGAAGCCACACTGGCCGCGCCGGGCAAGCAGATCGACGGCGACCTGCTGTGGCTGGAATACGACCGCGACAGCGGCCGCTGGGAATGCAGCGGCGAGAGCGACAACAAGTACCTGCCGCCGTCGTGCCGCGGCTGA